One genomic region from Anguilla rostrata isolate EN2019 chromosome 2, ASM1855537v3, whole genome shotgun sequence encodes:
- the zdhhc4 gene encoding palmitoyltransferase ZDHHC4 isoform X1 produces the protein MDFLTLFAIYVVLVVSCILLVCKCSGQQQTPFGRIFSSLTKIISPWVPQWFQQYSYKTVHKLFHQRNRLFVYLHLFLEGVVYAEFSYEVFGYCREMNTSLASLCVPYVLLAVQSYFFYQCCNRDPGTVTKENHFAQVQVYQYDRNLFHPGVSCPTCLLVKPARSKHCRVCNRCVQRFDHHCVWINNCVGAQNIRHFLLYLVCLCAMAGDIAVLTADMLLNVVLASGLLHAHYVDQQGEQQPVGPVFIIQHLFLTFPRIIFMLGFLVFLFMVLAGYAMFHLYLALVNQTSNEWSKNGGHGCQHCHPTAGQQCSVGHVQSRHFYSRGFLRNLGEILWPLTYSGKKHK, from the exons ATGGATTTCCTCACTCTCTTCGCAATATATGTGGTGCTTGTGGTTTCCTGTATTCTTCTCGTTTGTAAATGCTCTGGCCAACAGCAAACTCCTTTTGGGAGGATTTTCAGCTCTCTTACTAAG atAATCTCACCCTGGGTTCCGCAATGGTTTCAGCAATATTCCTACAAAACTGTGCACAAGTTGTTCCATCAGCG GAACAGGCTATTTGTTTATCTCCACCTGTTTCTGGAGGGTGTAGTGTATGCAGAATTTTCGTACGAAGTTTTCGGTTACTGCAGGGAGATGAATACCTCCTTGGCCAGCCTGTGTGTGCCGTATGTGTTACTGGCTGTGCAGTCCTACTTCTTCTATCAGTGCTGCAACAGAGACCCTG GTACAGTGACAAAGGAAAACCATTTTGCCCAAGTTCAGGTGTACCAGTATGACAGGAATCTGTTCCACCCCGGGGTGTCCTGTCCCACGTGTCTTCTGGTGAAACCTGCCAGATCCAAACACTGCC GTGTGTGCAACAGGTGTGTGCAACGATTTGACCATCACTGTGTCTGGATCAACAACTGTGTTGGAGCTCAGAACATCAGACACTTCCTGTTGTACCTGGTGTGCTTATGTGCTATGGCAGGTGACATTGCAGTGCTGACTGCCGATATGTTGTTGAATGTTGTACTTGCATCTGGCCTTCTACATGCTCACTAtgttgaccagcagggggaacAACAGCCAGTGGGGCCAGTTTTCATTATACAA CACCTTTTCCTGACGTTTCCCAGGATCATCTTCATGCTTGGCTTCCTAGTTTTCTTATTTATGGTCCTGGCAGGATATGCAATGTTCCACCTGTACCTGGCACTGGTGAATCAAACCTCTAACGAGTGGTCCAAAAATGGTGGGCATGGCTGCCAACACTGCCATCCCACAGCAGGGCAACAGTGCTCTGTGGGCCACGTTCAGTCAAGACACTTCTATAGCCGGGGCTTCCTCAGAAACCTAGGAGAAATCCTTTGGCCTCTCACTTACAGTGGCAAGAAACACAAATAG
- the zdhhc4 gene encoding palmitoyltransferase ZDHHC4 isoform X2: protein MDFLTLFAIYVVLVVSCILLVCKCSGQQQTPFGRIFSSLTKIISPWVPQWFQQYSYKTVHKLFHQRNRLFVYLHLFLEGVVYAEFSYEVFGYCREMNTSLASLCVPYVLLAVQSYFFYQCCNRDPGTVTKENHFAQVQVYQYDRNLFHPGVSCPTCLLVKPARSKHCRVCNRCVQRFDHHCVWINNCVGAQNIRHFLLYLVCLCAMQGEQQPVGPVFIIQHLFLTFPRIIFMLGFLVFLFMVLAGYAMFHLYLALVNQTSNEWSKNGGHGCQHCHPTAGQQCSVGHVQSRHFYSRGFLRNLGEILWPLTYSGKKHK, encoded by the exons ATGGATTTCCTCACTCTCTTCGCAATATATGTGGTGCTTGTGGTTTCCTGTATTCTTCTCGTTTGTAAATGCTCTGGCCAACAGCAAACTCCTTTTGGGAGGATTTTCAGCTCTCTTACTAAG atAATCTCACCCTGGGTTCCGCAATGGTTTCAGCAATATTCCTACAAAACTGTGCACAAGTTGTTCCATCAGCG GAACAGGCTATTTGTTTATCTCCACCTGTTTCTGGAGGGTGTAGTGTATGCAGAATTTTCGTACGAAGTTTTCGGTTACTGCAGGGAGATGAATACCTCCTTGGCCAGCCTGTGTGTGCCGTATGTGTTACTGGCTGTGCAGTCCTACTTCTTCTATCAGTGCTGCAACAGAGACCCTG GTACAGTGACAAAGGAAAACCATTTTGCCCAAGTTCAGGTGTACCAGTATGACAGGAATCTGTTCCACCCCGGGGTGTCCTGTCCCACGTGTCTTCTGGTGAAACCTGCCAGATCCAAACACTGCC GTGTGTGCAACAGGTGTGTGCAACGATTTGACCATCACTGTGTCTGGATCAACAACTGTGTTGGAGCTCAGAACATCAGACACTTCCTGTTGTACCTGGTGTGCTTATGTGCTATG cagggggaacAACAGCCAGTGGGGCCAGTTTTCATTATACAA CACCTTTTCCTGACGTTTCCCAGGATCATCTTCATGCTTGGCTTCCTAGTTTTCTTATTTATGGTCCTGGCAGGATATGCAATGTTCCACCTGTACCTGGCACTGGTGAATCAAACCTCTAACGAGTGGTCCAAAAATGGTGGGCATGGCTGCCAACACTGCCATCCCACAGCAGGGCAACAGTGCTCTGTGGGCCACGTTCAGTCAAGACACTTCTATAGCCGGGGCTTCCTCAGAAACCTAGGAGAAATCCTTTGGCCTCTCACTTACAGTGGCAAGAAACACAAATAG
- the zdhhc4 gene encoding palmitoyltransferase ZDHHC4 isoform X3, whose translation MDFLTLFAIYVVLVVSCILLVCKCSGQQQTPFGRIFSSLTKIISPWVPQWFQQYSYKTVHKLFHQRNRLFVYLHLFLEGVVYAEFSYEVFGYCREMNTSLASLCVPYVLLAVQSYFFYQCCNRDPGTVTKENHFAQVQVYQYDRNLFHPGVSCPTCLLVKPARSKHCRVCNRCVQRFDHHCVWINNCVGAQNIRHFLLYLVCLCAMGEQQPVGPVFIIQHLFLTFPRIIFMLGFLVFLFMVLAGYAMFHLYLALVNQTSNEWSKNGGHGCQHCHPTAGQQCSVGHVQSRHFYSRGFLRNLGEILWPLTYSGKKHK comes from the exons ATGGATTTCCTCACTCTCTTCGCAATATATGTGGTGCTTGTGGTTTCCTGTATTCTTCTCGTTTGTAAATGCTCTGGCCAACAGCAAACTCCTTTTGGGAGGATTTTCAGCTCTCTTACTAAG atAATCTCACCCTGGGTTCCGCAATGGTTTCAGCAATATTCCTACAAAACTGTGCACAAGTTGTTCCATCAGCG GAACAGGCTATTTGTTTATCTCCACCTGTTTCTGGAGGGTGTAGTGTATGCAGAATTTTCGTACGAAGTTTTCGGTTACTGCAGGGAGATGAATACCTCCTTGGCCAGCCTGTGTGTGCCGTATGTGTTACTGGCTGTGCAGTCCTACTTCTTCTATCAGTGCTGCAACAGAGACCCTG GTACAGTGACAAAGGAAAACCATTTTGCCCAAGTTCAGGTGTACCAGTATGACAGGAATCTGTTCCACCCCGGGGTGTCCTGTCCCACGTGTCTTCTGGTGAAACCTGCCAGATCCAAACACTGCC GTGTGTGCAACAGGTGTGTGCAACGATTTGACCATCACTGTGTCTGGATCAACAACTGTGTTGGAGCTCAGAACATCAGACACTTCCTGTTGTACCTGGTGTGCTTATGTGCTATG ggggaacAACAGCCAGTGGGGCCAGTTTTCATTATACAA CACCTTTTCCTGACGTTTCCCAGGATCATCTTCATGCTTGGCTTCCTAGTTTTCTTATTTATGGTCCTGGCAGGATATGCAATGTTCCACCTGTACCTGGCACTGGTGAATCAAACCTCTAACGAGTGGTCCAAAAATGGTGGGCATGGCTGCCAACACTGCCATCCCACAGCAGGGCAACAGTGCTCTGTGGGCCACGTTCAGTCAAGACACTTCTATAGCCGGGGCTTCCTCAGAAACCTAGGAGAAATCCTTTGGCCTCTCACTTACAGTGGCAAGAAACACAAATAG
- the e4f1 gene encoding transcription factor E4F1 isoform X3 has protein sequence MDDCAVSSEESDKTKLTGRGPAAAVARRRRSSAARSSGLDQSAEGHEVTKILVKVNEEGRYVCHICEKTFKTVNILRTHLTTHSEKKNFHCKLCGNSFRTKGSLIRHNRRHTDERPYRCNLCGLSFRESGALTRHLKSITPCTEKIRFSQCKEILVSKDGMQKGFKQGSPSLASSEEEQLRVVSVMDNSEEVIQEVHVQMEVDSAEQTQQEEQHAESVEEGDSLLGQAIINSGIKLETDRSEQPGAKSPMQPLQSGDPEGRITEIQVTEECVELDSEDAGDPMEKQGESSSPKVHRCPHCSRSFKALNYLRVHVKGHLGFKPFKCMVCQKEFLTGYLLKKHMEAHLSERRFKCGECGKLYKTIGHVREHMRAHSDERPYHCNRCSKGYKTKNALQVHQRTHAQERPYVCQYCSRGFREKGSLVRHIRHHTGEKPFKCFKCSRGFAEHGTLNRHLRAKGGCNGPLKESEQPVVLEEPHSPNSMAATIISEDPHAVLVEFSSVVADTQEYIIQAPSDVTEADGEVPLSRNEVGSHIMKVVQQIVSQSQSGHQIIVQNVSMDENAAISSDCGDTITIATPESLTEQVAMTLASAISDGAILTTDGTLETADGTVTMVESRDIEVMEQAEEFVITSPEEVEIQTVIVQD, from the exons ATGGATGACTGTGCAGTGTCCTCAGAGGAGAGTGACAAAACAAAGCTCACAG GGCGGGGCCCTGCGGCCGCTGTGGCGCGCAGGAGAAGGAGCAGTGCGGCTAGGAGCTCGGGACTCGACCAGAGCGCGGAGGGCCACGAGGTCACAAAGATTCTAGTCAAAGTCAACGAGGAAGGGCGCTACGTCTGCCATATCTGTGAGAAGACTTTTAAAACG GTAAACATCTTAAGAACACATCTGACCACACACAGTGAGAAGAAGAACTTCCACTGTAAGCTGTGCGGGAACTCCTTCAGAACCAAAGGCTCTCTGATTCGGCACAACCGTCGGCACACAG ATGAGCGGCCTTATAGGTGTAATCTGTGTGGGCTGTCCTTCAGGGAGTCTGGGGCTCTGACAAGACACTTGAAGTCCATCACTCCCTGCACAGAGAAGATTCGATTTAGCCAGTGCAAGGAGATTCTGGTCAGCAAGGATGGAATGCAGAAAG GTTTTAAGCAGGGCTCCCCTTCACTGGCTTCTTCAGAGGAGGAGCAGCTTCGAGTGGTCAGTGTGATGGACAACTCTGAGGAGGTCATTCAAGAGGTCCATGTGCAAATGGAGGTGGACAGCGCCGAACAGACCCAGCAG GAGGAGCAGCATGCCGAGTCGGTGGAAGAGGGAGACAGCCTGCTGGGCCAGGCCATCATCAACTCGGGCATCAAGCTGGAGACAGACAGGAGCGAGCAGCCTGGGGCCAAATCTCCCATGCAGCCCCTTCAAAGTGGTGACCCCGAGGGCAGGATTACTGAGATCCAGGTCACAGAAGAGTGTGTGGAGTTAGACTCTGAAGATGCAGGG GACCCTATGGAGAAACAAGGTGAATCGTCCTCTCCAAAAGTTCATAGATGCCCTCACTGCAGTCGGTCCTTTAAGGCCTTGAACTACCTGCGGGTACACGTGAAAGGACATCTTG GGTTCAAGCCTTTCAAGTGCATGGTGTGCCAGAAGGAGTTCCTCACAGGGTACCTGCTGAAAAAGCACATGGAGGCTCACCTCAGCGAGCGGCGCTTCAAGTGTGGCGAGTGCGGGAAGCTCTACAAAACAATCGGCCACGTGCGCGAGCACATGAGGGCGCACTCCGACGAGCGCCCGTACCACTGCAACAGGTGCAGCAAAGGCTACAAGACAAAG aATGCCCTGCAAGTACACCAGCGTACCCATGCACAGGAGAGGCCGTACGTGTGTCAGTACTGCTCGCGAGGGTTCAGGGAGAAGGGCTCGTTAGTTCGTCATATCCGCCATCACACGGGAGAAAAGCCCTTCAAGTGCTTCAAGTGCAGTCGAGGGTTTGCGGAGCATGGAACACTTAACCGCCACCTGCGTGCCAAAG GGGGCTGCAATGGGCCACTGAAGGAGTCTGAACAGCCTGTGGTTTTGGAGGAACCGCACTCACCCAACAGCATGGCTGCCACCATCATCTCTGAGGACCCCCATGCAGTGCTGGTGGAGTTCTCCTCCGTGGTGGCAGATACACAAGAGTACATTATCCAG GCTCCATCCGATGTTACGGAAGCGGATGGTGAAGTTCCTCTCAGTAGGAATGAG GTGGGCAGCCACATCATGAAGGTTGTGCAGCAGATCGTCAGCCAGTCTCAGTCAGGACACCAGATCATCGTGCAGAACGTGTCCATGGACGAAAACGCCGCCATTTCCTCGGACTGTGGCGACACAATCACTATTGCCACGCCGGAGAGCCTGACCGAGCAGGTTGCCATGACATTAGCCTCGGCAATCAGCGATGGCGCCATTCTGACCACAGACGGGACGTTAGAGACAGCGGACGGCACGGTGACCATGGTGGAGTCCCGAGACATCGAGGTGATGGAGCAGGCGGAGGAGTTTGTCATCACTTCACCAGAGGAGGTGGAGATACAGACTGTTATTGTGCAAGATTAA
- the e4f1 gene encoding transcription factor E4F1 isoform X1, translated as MCLVNTLIDTINGVFTPKLLFLRSGFVVYEILKNCEVATGTDSLNMSAENNTAETPTDQTVPTGNIITIHTTLGDEDEDVHRCGRCQVEFTTLEAFIQHKLQNSCQRAQEVGHQQPPSDAHHDLTPEVVLIEGSSVTATEMDDCAVSSEESDKTKLTGRGPAAAVARRRRSSAARSSGLDQSAEGHEVTKILVKVNEEGRYVCHICEKTFKTVNILRTHLTTHSEKKNFHCKLCGNSFRTKGSLIRHNRRHTDERPYRCNLCGLSFRESGALTRHLKSITPCTEKIRFSQCKEILVSKDGMQKGFKQGSPSLASSEEEQLRVVSVMDNSEEVIQEVHVQMEVDSAEQTQQEEQHAESVEEGDSLLGQAIINSGIKLETDRSEQPGAKSPMQPLQSGDPEGRITEIQVTEECVELDSEDAGDPMEKQGESSSPKVHRCPHCSRSFKALNYLRVHVKGHLGFKPFKCMVCQKEFLTGYLLKKHMEAHLSERRFKCGECGKLYKTIGHVREHMRAHSDERPYHCNRCSKGYKTKNALQVHQRTHAQERPYVCQYCSRGFREKGSLVRHIRHHTGEKPFKCFKCSRGFAEHGTLNRHLRAKGGCNGPLKESEQPVVLEEPHSPNSMAATIISEDPHAVLVEFSSVVADTQEYIIQAPSDVTEADGEVPLSRNEVGSHIMKVVQQIVSQSQSGHQIIVQNVSMDENAAISSDCGDTITIATPESLTEQVAMTLASAISDGAILTTDGTLETADGTVTMVESRDIEVMEQAEEFVITSPEEVEIQTVIVQD; from the exons ATGTGTTTGGTAAATACACTAATCGACACCATTAACGGCGTCTTTACCCCAAAACTATTGTTTTTACGGTCGGGTTTTGTCGTCTACGAGATCCTAAAGAA TTGTGAAGTTGCGACAGGGACGGACAGCTTGAACATGAGTGCAGAAAATAATACGGCAGAAACACCGACTGATCAAACGGTACCCACAGGGAACATCATCACCATCCACACCACACTCGGGGACGAAG ATGAAGATGTGCACAGATGTGGACGTTGCCAAGTGGAGTTCACCACCTTGGAGGCTTTTATTCAGCACAAACTGCAAAACAGCTGTCAGCGGGCTCAAGAGGTGGGTCATCAGCAACCTCCCAGTGACGCCCATCATGACCTCACCCCAGAG GTAGTTCTGATTGAAGGAAGCTCTGTTACTGCAACAGAAATGGATGACTGTGCAGTGTCCTCAGAGGAGAGTGACAAAACAAAGCTCACAG GGCGGGGCCCTGCGGCCGCTGTGGCGCGCAGGAGAAGGAGCAGTGCGGCTAGGAGCTCGGGACTCGACCAGAGCGCGGAGGGCCACGAGGTCACAAAGATTCTAGTCAAAGTCAACGAGGAAGGGCGCTACGTCTGCCATATCTGTGAGAAGACTTTTAAAACG GTAAACATCTTAAGAACACATCTGACCACACACAGTGAGAAGAAGAACTTCCACTGTAAGCTGTGCGGGAACTCCTTCAGAACCAAAGGCTCTCTGATTCGGCACAACCGTCGGCACACAG ATGAGCGGCCTTATAGGTGTAATCTGTGTGGGCTGTCCTTCAGGGAGTCTGGGGCTCTGACAAGACACTTGAAGTCCATCACTCCCTGCACAGAGAAGATTCGATTTAGCCAGTGCAAGGAGATTCTGGTCAGCAAGGATGGAATGCAGAAAG GTTTTAAGCAGGGCTCCCCTTCACTGGCTTCTTCAGAGGAGGAGCAGCTTCGAGTGGTCAGTGTGATGGACAACTCTGAGGAGGTCATTCAAGAGGTCCATGTGCAAATGGAGGTGGACAGCGCCGAACAGACCCAGCAG GAGGAGCAGCATGCCGAGTCGGTGGAAGAGGGAGACAGCCTGCTGGGCCAGGCCATCATCAACTCGGGCATCAAGCTGGAGACAGACAGGAGCGAGCAGCCTGGGGCCAAATCTCCCATGCAGCCCCTTCAAAGTGGTGACCCCGAGGGCAGGATTACTGAGATCCAGGTCACAGAAGAGTGTGTGGAGTTAGACTCTGAAGATGCAGGG GACCCTATGGAGAAACAAGGTGAATCGTCCTCTCCAAAAGTTCATAGATGCCCTCACTGCAGTCGGTCCTTTAAGGCCTTGAACTACCTGCGGGTACACGTGAAAGGACATCTTG GGTTCAAGCCTTTCAAGTGCATGGTGTGCCAGAAGGAGTTCCTCACAGGGTACCTGCTGAAAAAGCACATGGAGGCTCACCTCAGCGAGCGGCGCTTCAAGTGTGGCGAGTGCGGGAAGCTCTACAAAACAATCGGCCACGTGCGCGAGCACATGAGGGCGCACTCCGACGAGCGCCCGTACCACTGCAACAGGTGCAGCAAAGGCTACAAGACAAAG aATGCCCTGCAAGTACACCAGCGTACCCATGCACAGGAGAGGCCGTACGTGTGTCAGTACTGCTCGCGAGGGTTCAGGGAGAAGGGCTCGTTAGTTCGTCATATCCGCCATCACACGGGAGAAAAGCCCTTCAAGTGCTTCAAGTGCAGTCGAGGGTTTGCGGAGCATGGAACACTTAACCGCCACCTGCGTGCCAAAG GGGGCTGCAATGGGCCACTGAAGGAGTCTGAACAGCCTGTGGTTTTGGAGGAACCGCACTCACCCAACAGCATGGCTGCCACCATCATCTCTGAGGACCCCCATGCAGTGCTGGTGGAGTTCTCCTCCGTGGTGGCAGATACACAAGAGTACATTATCCAG GCTCCATCCGATGTTACGGAAGCGGATGGTGAAGTTCCTCTCAGTAGGAATGAG GTGGGCAGCCACATCATGAAGGTTGTGCAGCAGATCGTCAGCCAGTCTCAGTCAGGACACCAGATCATCGTGCAGAACGTGTCCATGGACGAAAACGCCGCCATTTCCTCGGACTGTGGCGACACAATCACTATTGCCACGCCGGAGAGCCTGACCGAGCAGGTTGCCATGACATTAGCCTCGGCAATCAGCGATGGCGCCATTCTGACCACAGACGGGACGTTAGAGACAGCGGACGGCACGGTGACCATGGTGGAGTCCCGAGACATCGAGGTGATGGAGCAGGCGGAGGAGTTTGTCATCACTTCACCAGAGGAGGTGGAGATACAGACTGTTATTGTGCAAGATTAA
- the e4f1 gene encoding transcription factor E4F1 isoform X2 codes for MSAENNTAETPTDQTVPTGNIITIHTTLGDEDEDVHRCGRCQVEFTTLEAFIQHKLQNSCQRAQEVGHQQPPSDAHHDLTPEVVLIEGSSVTATEMDDCAVSSEESDKTKLTGRGPAAAVARRRRSSAARSSGLDQSAEGHEVTKILVKVNEEGRYVCHICEKTFKTVNILRTHLTTHSEKKNFHCKLCGNSFRTKGSLIRHNRRHTDERPYRCNLCGLSFRESGALTRHLKSITPCTEKIRFSQCKEILVSKDGMQKGFKQGSPSLASSEEEQLRVVSVMDNSEEVIQEVHVQMEVDSAEQTQQEEQHAESVEEGDSLLGQAIINSGIKLETDRSEQPGAKSPMQPLQSGDPEGRITEIQVTEECVELDSEDAGDPMEKQGESSSPKVHRCPHCSRSFKALNYLRVHVKGHLGFKPFKCMVCQKEFLTGYLLKKHMEAHLSERRFKCGECGKLYKTIGHVREHMRAHSDERPYHCNRCSKGYKTKNALQVHQRTHAQERPYVCQYCSRGFREKGSLVRHIRHHTGEKPFKCFKCSRGFAEHGTLNRHLRAKGGCNGPLKESEQPVVLEEPHSPNSMAATIISEDPHAVLVEFSSVVADTQEYIIQAPSDVTEADGEVPLSRNEVGSHIMKVVQQIVSQSQSGHQIIVQNVSMDENAAISSDCGDTITIATPESLTEQVAMTLASAISDGAILTTDGTLETADGTVTMVESRDIEVMEQAEEFVITSPEEVEIQTVIVQD; via the exons ATGAGTGCAGAAAATAATACGGCAGAAACACCGACTGATCAAACGGTACCCACAGGGAACATCATCACCATCCACACCACACTCGGGGACGAAG ATGAAGATGTGCACAGATGTGGACGTTGCCAAGTGGAGTTCACCACCTTGGAGGCTTTTATTCAGCACAAACTGCAAAACAGCTGTCAGCGGGCTCAAGAGGTGGGTCATCAGCAACCTCCCAGTGACGCCCATCATGACCTCACCCCAGAG GTAGTTCTGATTGAAGGAAGCTCTGTTACTGCAACAGAAATGGATGACTGTGCAGTGTCCTCAGAGGAGAGTGACAAAACAAAGCTCACAG GGCGGGGCCCTGCGGCCGCTGTGGCGCGCAGGAGAAGGAGCAGTGCGGCTAGGAGCTCGGGACTCGACCAGAGCGCGGAGGGCCACGAGGTCACAAAGATTCTAGTCAAAGTCAACGAGGAAGGGCGCTACGTCTGCCATATCTGTGAGAAGACTTTTAAAACG GTAAACATCTTAAGAACACATCTGACCACACACAGTGAGAAGAAGAACTTCCACTGTAAGCTGTGCGGGAACTCCTTCAGAACCAAAGGCTCTCTGATTCGGCACAACCGTCGGCACACAG ATGAGCGGCCTTATAGGTGTAATCTGTGTGGGCTGTCCTTCAGGGAGTCTGGGGCTCTGACAAGACACTTGAAGTCCATCACTCCCTGCACAGAGAAGATTCGATTTAGCCAGTGCAAGGAGATTCTGGTCAGCAAGGATGGAATGCAGAAAG GTTTTAAGCAGGGCTCCCCTTCACTGGCTTCTTCAGAGGAGGAGCAGCTTCGAGTGGTCAGTGTGATGGACAACTCTGAGGAGGTCATTCAAGAGGTCCATGTGCAAATGGAGGTGGACAGCGCCGAACAGACCCAGCAG GAGGAGCAGCATGCCGAGTCGGTGGAAGAGGGAGACAGCCTGCTGGGCCAGGCCATCATCAACTCGGGCATCAAGCTGGAGACAGACAGGAGCGAGCAGCCTGGGGCCAAATCTCCCATGCAGCCCCTTCAAAGTGGTGACCCCGAGGGCAGGATTACTGAGATCCAGGTCACAGAAGAGTGTGTGGAGTTAGACTCTGAAGATGCAGGG GACCCTATGGAGAAACAAGGTGAATCGTCCTCTCCAAAAGTTCATAGATGCCCTCACTGCAGTCGGTCCTTTAAGGCCTTGAACTACCTGCGGGTACACGTGAAAGGACATCTTG GGTTCAAGCCTTTCAAGTGCATGGTGTGCCAGAAGGAGTTCCTCACAGGGTACCTGCTGAAAAAGCACATGGAGGCTCACCTCAGCGAGCGGCGCTTCAAGTGTGGCGAGTGCGGGAAGCTCTACAAAACAATCGGCCACGTGCGCGAGCACATGAGGGCGCACTCCGACGAGCGCCCGTACCACTGCAACAGGTGCAGCAAAGGCTACAAGACAAAG aATGCCCTGCAAGTACACCAGCGTACCCATGCACAGGAGAGGCCGTACGTGTGTCAGTACTGCTCGCGAGGGTTCAGGGAGAAGGGCTCGTTAGTTCGTCATATCCGCCATCACACGGGAGAAAAGCCCTTCAAGTGCTTCAAGTGCAGTCGAGGGTTTGCGGAGCATGGAACACTTAACCGCCACCTGCGTGCCAAAG GGGGCTGCAATGGGCCACTGAAGGAGTCTGAACAGCCTGTGGTTTTGGAGGAACCGCACTCACCCAACAGCATGGCTGCCACCATCATCTCTGAGGACCCCCATGCAGTGCTGGTGGAGTTCTCCTCCGTGGTGGCAGATACACAAGAGTACATTATCCAG GCTCCATCCGATGTTACGGAAGCGGATGGTGAAGTTCCTCTCAGTAGGAATGAG GTGGGCAGCCACATCATGAAGGTTGTGCAGCAGATCGTCAGCCAGTCTCAGTCAGGACACCAGATCATCGTGCAGAACGTGTCCATGGACGAAAACGCCGCCATTTCCTCGGACTGTGGCGACACAATCACTATTGCCACGCCGGAGAGCCTGACCGAGCAGGTTGCCATGACATTAGCCTCGGCAATCAGCGATGGCGCCATTCTGACCACAGACGGGACGTTAGAGACAGCGGACGGCACGGTGACCATGGTGGAGTCCCGAGACATCGAGGTGATGGAGCAGGCGGAGGAGTTTGTCATCACTTCACCAGAGGAGGTGGAGATACAGACTGTTATTGTGCAAGATTAA
- the pgp gene encoding glycerol-3-phosphate phosphatase: MAMSKCNRLCGSLTGELLDSLENVLFDCDGVIWRGDQAIPGAPDVINSLKKNGKRVFFVTNNSTKTRRMYADKLAKMGFNATEEEVFGTAYCSAIYLKSTCKLKGKVYLIGSNAMKQELLNVGIEQVGAGPDPITGVQIDWANVPLDPEVKAVLVGFDEHFNYMKLNRALQYLNNTECLLVGTNTDTRLPLEGGKAVPGTGCLLKAVETAAQRKAHVVGKPSHFMFDCLASQYGLDPAKTLMVGDRLDTDILMGSNCGLKTLLTLTGVSTVADAMEHQKSGCPDRLGMVPDYFVETIAELLPALQG, from the exons ATGGCCATGTCGAAATGCAACCGTTTATGTGGTTCCTTGACAGGGGAATTGCTCGATTCCTTAGAGAACGTTCTTTTCGATTGCGATGGGGTCATTTGGCGAGGAGATCAAGCTATCCCCGGAGCCCCAGATGTCATTAATTCgttaaagaaaaatggaaagcgAGTCTTTTTCGTAACCAATAACAGCACTAAAACGAGAAGAATGTACGCCGATAAACTGGCTAAAATGGGATTCAACGCCACCGAAGAGGAAGTCTTCGGCACAGCATATTGTTCAGCAATCTACCTGAAGTCCACATGCAAACTGAAGGGTAAAGTGTACCTGATTGGTAGTAATGCAATGAAACAGGAGCTCCTAAATGTGGGGATTGAACAAGTAGGCGCAGGTCCAGATCCAATTACAGGGGTTCAGATCGACTGGGCCAATGTTCCTTTGGATCCTGAAGTAAAAGCCGTTCTGGTTGGTTTTGATGAGCACTTCAACTATATGAAATTAAACCGAGCACTTCAGTACCTCAACAACACGGAATGCCTGCTCGTTGGTACTAACACTGACACTCGGCTGCCATTGGAAGGAGGCAAAGCCGTCCCAG GGACAGGCTGTCTGCTCAAGGCAGTGGAGACTGCAGCCCAGCGCAAGGCCCATGTGGTAGGGAAGCCGAGCCATTTTATGTTCGACTGTTTGGCCAGCCAGTACGGTTTGGATCCTGCCAAGACCTTGATGGTGGGGGACAGACTGGACACTGACATTCTGATGGGGTCCAATTGTGGCCTGAAGACGCTGCTGACCCTCACTGGAGTGTCAACTGTAGCTGATGCCATGGAGCACCAGAAGAGTGGCTGCCCAGACCGCCTTGGTATGGTGCCTGATTACTTTGTGGAGACCATTGCTGAGCTCTTGCCAGCATTGCAGGGGTAG